One Curtobacterium sp. MCLR17_007 DNA window includes the following coding sequences:
- a CDS encoding isochorismatase family protein, whose translation MTRALIVVDVQNDFTEGGALGVTGGQALAGRISAFLARHGDEYDLIVGSRDWHHGDDDNGGHFAVGVEPDFVTTWPVHCVAGTPGADYHPELDTAPIDVHVMKGQGEPAYSAFEGTTDTGQDLADVLFDRAVHEIAIVGIATDHCVRATAQDGLRAGLDVVVLRDLVVGVDPGRSATALAEIADAGGHVDQSDMDEGIGRPGGAQV comes from the coding sequence ATGACCCGGGCACTCATCGTCGTGGACGTGCAGAACGACTTCACCGAGGGCGGGGCGCTGGGCGTCACCGGAGGACAGGCACTCGCCGGCCGCATCTCCGCGTTCCTCGCCCGACACGGCGACGAGTACGACCTGATCGTGGGGTCGCGCGACTGGCACCACGGTGACGACGACAACGGCGGGCACTTCGCCGTCGGTGTCGAACCGGACTTCGTCACCACCTGGCCCGTGCACTGCGTCGCCGGCACGCCGGGGGCGGACTACCACCCCGAGCTCGACACGGCGCCGATCGACGTGCACGTGATGAAGGGCCAGGGCGAGCCGGCGTACTCGGCGTTCGAGGGGACCACCGACACCGGTCAGGACCTCGCTGACGTGCTGTTCGACCGCGCGGTCCACGAGATCGCGATCGTCGGCATCGCGACCGACCACTGCGTCCGGGCCACCGCGCAGGACGGCCTGCGCGCGGGGCTCGACGTCGTCGTCCTCCGCGACCTGGTCGTCGGCGTCGACCCGGGCCGGAGCGCCACGGCGCTGGCGGAGATCGCCGACGCCGGTGGACACGTGGACCAGAGCGACATGGACGAGGGCATCGGGCGGCCCGGGGGAGCGCAGGTCTGA
- a CDS encoding GNAT family N-acetyltransferase encodes MLPVTLRSERVLLEVPTRADTVAITEGCQDPEVVRWTTIPTPYRPQDANAFVDALVGPGWASDREYTWAIRRPGSTWLDGVVSWRTERRDLGFWLAPSARGRGLVHEAVSLVVDWAFDRGAPDVSWECYVGNTASAAVARRAGFAYTGTGDADIPSRDGGPTPAWKGLLRADGVPASDLPWPAESYGAGRPEAGRAGSLGP; translated from the coding sequence GTGCTGCCCGTCACGCTGCGCTCGGAGCGGGTGCTGCTCGAGGTCCCGACGCGCGCGGACACCGTCGCGATCACCGAGGGCTGCCAGGACCCCGAGGTCGTCCGCTGGACCACGATCCCCACGCCGTACCGGCCGCAGGACGCGAACGCCTTCGTCGACGCGCTCGTCGGCCCCGGCTGGGCGTCCGACCGCGAGTACACCTGGGCGATCCGGCGACCGGGCTCGACGTGGCTCGACGGCGTGGTCTCGTGGCGCACCGAGCGGCGCGACCTCGGGTTCTGGCTCGCGCCGTCGGCACGGGGCCGTGGCCTGGTGCACGAGGCGGTGTCGCTCGTCGTCGACTGGGCGTTCGACCGCGGGGCGCCCGACGTGTCGTGGGAGTGCTACGTCGGCAACACGGCGTCGGCCGCCGTCGCCCGTCGCGCCGGCTTCGCCTACACCGGCACCGGCGACGCCGACATCCCCAGCCGCGACGGCGGCCCCACGCCGGCGTGGAAGGGGCTGCTCCGTGCCGACGGGGTGCCCGCGTCGGACCTGCCCTGGCCGGCCGAGTCGTACGGCGCCGGGCGTCCAGAGGCCGGTCGCGCCGGTAGTCTCGGTCCGTGA
- the dacB gene encoding D-alanyl-D-alanine carboxypeptidase/D-alanyl-D-alanine-endopeptidase yields MSEQPSEPDRPSVPARLSGAFAAIRASIARKPVPWVIGGLAAVLVLGSGGAVAVASATAPTSSRAAVASASTSPSARTSASAAPSPSASATVPPRTVPADAPGPSALRTCSIATAASASGLGDFEGYVMNAATGEMLFSRKGDTAAQTGSVMKTLTTATALAVLGGGHTIPTTVTDEGNGAIAIVGHGDATLSAGGATVYPGAPTLGQLAQQVKAKLGDTPVTTIVTDDTYWNDADAWDPTWPVSERTIGYQPEVTALMVDGDRANPGAATSPRSEDPVGRAGAAFRTALANAGVVGAGSAQIVKRATTSQSTIAQVDSQPVSTLIGQMIPNSDNTLAEMLARISSRESGAGGSAASLTSVYQKALSSYGVDPSGIVIKDGSGESAANAVSPDFVAHLMVQVAAGAKGLDTLAQSLPVSGQSGTLSSRFTGANAVARGKVHAKTGWIDSANTLGGYIDAADGTKLTFAFYAIGSSRAAALPALDAVTAAAYTCGNRLTNS; encoded by the coding sequence ATGTCCGAGCAACCGTCCGAACCCGACCGTCCGTCCGTGCCCGCACGGCTGAGCGGGGCCTTCGCCGCGATCCGTGCATCGATCGCCCGCAAGCCCGTGCCCTGGGTGATCGGTGGTCTGGCCGCCGTGCTCGTGCTCGGGTCCGGCGGAGCGGTCGCGGTCGCATCGGCCACGGCGCCCACTTCCTCACGGGCGGCGGTCGCGTCGGCGTCGACGAGCCCGAGCGCGCGGACGAGCGCCTCGGCCGCGCCGTCACCCTCGGCCTCGGCCACCGTCCCGCCGCGGACGGTCCCGGCTGATGCCCCGGGACCCAGCGCGCTGCGGACGTGCTCGATCGCGACTGCCGCGTCGGCCTCCGGCCTCGGCGACTTCGAGGGGTACGTGATGAACGCCGCCACCGGCGAGATGTTGTTCTCGCGGAAGGGCGACACCGCTGCCCAGACCGGCAGCGTGATGAAGACCCTGACGACGGCGACGGCACTCGCGGTCCTCGGCGGCGGCCACACCATCCCCACGACGGTCACGGACGAGGGCAACGGGGCGATCGCGATCGTCGGCCACGGTGACGCCACGCTGTCCGCGGGCGGCGCGACCGTCTACCCCGGCGCCCCGACCCTCGGCCAGCTCGCGCAGCAGGTGAAGGCCAAGCTCGGCGACACACCCGTCACGACCATCGTCACCGACGACACCTACTGGAACGACGCCGACGCCTGGGACCCGACCTGGCCGGTCAGCGAGCGGACGATCGGGTACCAGCCCGAGGTCACGGCGCTCATGGTCGACGGTGACCGGGCGAACCCCGGCGCCGCGACCTCGCCGCGCTCCGAGGACCCGGTGGGTCGTGCTGGTGCCGCCTTCCGCACCGCCCTCGCGAACGCCGGTGTCGTCGGTGCCGGCAGCGCGCAGATCGTCAAGCGTGCGACCACCAGCCAGTCCACGATCGCCCAGGTGGACTCGCAGCCCGTCTCCACCCTGATCGGGCAGATGATCCCGAACTCGGACAACACCCTCGCCGAGATGCTCGCCCGCATCTCCTCGCGCGAGTCCGGCGCAGGCGGCTCCGCTGCGTCGCTGACGAGCGTGTACCAGAAGGCGTTGTCGTCGTACGGGGTCGACCCGTCGGGCATCGTGATCAAGGACGGCTCGGGCGAGAGCGCTGCGAACGCGGTGTCGCCGGACTTCGTCGCGCACCTCATGGTGCAGGTGGCGGCGGGTGCGAAGGGCCTCGACACCCTGGCGCAGTCGCTCCCCGTCTCCGGACAGTCCGGCACGCTGTCCAGCCGCTTCACCGGGGCGAACGCCGTGGCGCGGGGCAAGGTGCACGCGAAGACCGGGTGGATCGACAGTGCCAACACCCTCGGCGGCTACATCGACGCCGCCGACGGCACGAAGCTGACCTTCGCGTTCTACGCGATCGGGTCGTCGCGGGCCGCGGCGCTGCCGGCGCTCGACGCCGTGACGGCGGCCGCGTACACCTGTGGGAACAGGCTCACGAACAGCTGA
- a CDS encoding Gfo/Idh/MocA family oxidoreductase, which yields MTVRWGVIGTGGIARSFVGDCARAGVVFVAVGSRTRESAQSFATEFGIPRAHGSYADLVADPEVDAVYVATPHSRHAEDTLLAIEAGKHVLVEKAFTITADEAQRVVDAARARGVVVMEAMWTRFLPQMTMLRQVIAEGRIGRPRIVEASHHQALPSDPSHRLNDPALGGGAILDLGVYPISFAIDVLGAPTAVAAAGTLSDQGVDTQMGIVMTHDGGAQSLVHFALDVRSPNTASVIGDDGRIDLDATWYTPTTWRIRDRDGEVVEEFDGREELAGYVHEVRAFEAMIASGDHEATAMTPEGTIAVMRAMDEARRQVGVRYAADEAAAAR from the coding sequence ATGACCGTTCGATGGGGAGTCATCGGGACGGGCGGCATCGCCCGGTCCTTCGTCGGCGACTGCGCTCGTGCGGGGGTGGTGTTCGTCGCGGTGGGCAGTCGCACGCGCGAGAGCGCGCAGTCCTTCGCCACCGAGTTCGGTATCCCGCGCGCGCACGGCAGCTACGCGGACCTCGTCGCCGACCCCGAGGTCGACGCCGTCTACGTGGCGACACCGCACTCCCGCCACGCCGAGGACACGCTGCTCGCGATCGAGGCGGGCAAGCACGTGCTCGTGGAGAAGGCCTTCACCATCACGGCGGACGAGGCCCAGCGGGTCGTCGACGCGGCCCGCGCGCGCGGTGTCGTCGTCATGGAGGCGATGTGGACACGCTTCCTGCCGCAGATGACCATGCTCCGACAGGTGATCGCCGAGGGGCGCATCGGCCGGCCCCGCATCGTCGAGGCGTCGCACCACCAGGCCCTGCCGAGCGACCCGTCGCACCGCCTCAACGACCCGGCGCTCGGCGGCGGCGCGATCCTCGACCTCGGCGTCTACCCGATCTCGTTCGCGATCGACGTGCTCGGTGCACCGACTGCCGTGGCCGCAGCGGGCACGCTCAGCGACCAGGGCGTCGACACGCAGATGGGCATCGTGATGACCCACGACGGCGGCGCGCAGTCACTCGTGCACTTCGCCCTCGACGTGCGGAGCCCGAACACGGCGTCCGTGATCGGCGACGACGGCCGGATCGACCTCGACGCGACCTGGTACACCCCGACGACCTGGCGGATCCGGGACCGCGACGGCGAGGTCGTGGAGGAGTTCGACGGCCGCGAGGAACTCGCCGGCTACGTGCACGAGGTGCGCGCGTTCGAGGCGATGATCGCGTCCGGGGACCACGAGGCCACGGCCATGACGCCCGAGGGCACCATCGCCGTGATGCGCGCGATGGACGAGGCACGGCGCCAGGTCGGCGTCCGCTACGCCGCGGACGAGGCCGCCGCCGCGCGGTGA
- the ribD gene encoding bifunctional diaminohydroxyphosphoribosylaminopyrimidine deaminase/5-amino-6-(5-phosphoribosylamino)uracil reductase RibD, with protein sequence MRRGLELAAQGPVVGDHARVGAVVLAPDGTTLAEGWHRGAGTPHAEVDAMSRLTPDQLRGATVVVTLEPCDHTGRTGPCSVALIEAGVGRVVYAIDDPGPQAHGGADRLRAAGVDVVSGVLADQASAFLERWLLSVRRGRPWVTVKWASSLDGRTAAADGTSRWITGAAARQHVHEQRAAHDAILVGTGTVLADDPSLTARGDAGEFLADQPLPVVLGDRAVPGDAAVRAHPRGLVHLPGHDLHVALGSLADRGVRTVFVEGGPTVASAFIAAGLVDEVLVYLAPVLLGGPRVALSDIGVGSMNQRLRLDVLSTTSLGPDLLVRARPVRVDSRRHHDEHADDGARTDRSTP encoded by the coding sequence ATGCGCCGTGGTCTCGAGCTCGCGGCCCAGGGACCCGTCGTGGGCGACCACGCCCGGGTCGGTGCCGTCGTGCTCGCTCCGGACGGCACCACGCTGGCCGAGGGCTGGCACCGCGGTGCCGGCACACCCCATGCCGAGGTCGACGCGATGTCGCGGCTCACGCCGGACCAGCTCCGGGGTGCGACCGTCGTCGTCACCCTCGAACCGTGCGACCACACCGGCCGGACCGGGCCCTGCTCGGTGGCGCTCATCGAGGCCGGTGTCGGTCGGGTCGTGTACGCGATCGACGACCCCGGTCCGCAGGCGCACGGCGGTGCCGACCGACTCCGCGCGGCCGGCGTCGACGTCGTGTCCGGCGTGCTCGCCGACCAGGCGTCCGCCTTCCTCGAGCGCTGGCTGCTGTCGGTCCGCCGGGGGCGCCCGTGGGTGACCGTGAAGTGGGCGTCGAGCCTCGACGGCCGCACCGCCGCGGCGGACGGCACGAGCCGGTGGATCACCGGCGCGGCCGCCCGGCAGCACGTGCACGAGCAGCGCGCCGCGCACGACGCGATCCTGGTCGGGACCGGCACCGTCCTGGCGGACGACCCGTCGCTGACCGCGCGGGGTGACGCCGGCGAGTTCCTGGCCGACCAGCCGCTGCCCGTCGTGCTCGGCGACCGTGCCGTGCCCGGCGACGCCGCCGTCCGCGCACACCCGCGCGGGCTGGTGCACCTGCCCGGCCACGACCTCCACGTCGCGCTGGGCTCGCTGGCGGACCGGGGCGTCCGCACGGTGTTCGTCGAGGGTGGCCCCACCGTCGCGTCCGCCTTCATCGCGGCTGGACTCGTCGACGAGGTCCTCGTCTACCTGGCCCCGGTGCTGCTCGGCGGTCCGCGTGTTGCACTTTCCGACATCGGCGTGGGAAGCATGAACCAGCGTCTGCGGTTGGACGTACTATCGACCACCAGCCTCGGCCCCGACCTGCTGGTGCGTGCACGACCCGTCCGTGTCGACTCCCGCCGACACCACGACGAGCACGCTGACGACGGGGCCCGTACCGACCGGAGCACCCCATGA
- a CDS encoding MFS transporter: MSATSAAPAPTQKTNPRSRVVVASLIGTSIEFYDFYVYATAAVLVFPTLFFPNEDPTASQLSSFVTFALAFFARPVGSVLFGHFGDRIGRKTTLVASLLVMGTATFLIGCLPTFDSIGIWAPVLLAVMRFAQGVGLGGEWSGAALLATENAPEGKRGVFGSMPQLGAPIGFLLANGLFIAINAAMPAGADGTPNPDFQAWGWRLPFLLSAVLVLVGLYVRFRLVESTVFRGVQESGTVAKVPLGRVFRTSWKALIVGTFGMVATYVLFYFMTTFTLSYGTTGSTASALVPKVGLGYSRGEFLTLLMIGVVFFGIFTPIAGMLADRFGRRRTLIPTTIGIALFGLTFQFWFAASTGPITVVTFLIVGLSLMGLTFGPMGALLPELFPTNVRYTGSALAYNVASILGASLAPTIALALWKPDGDIFLVGLYLTIAAVVTLVALLLVRETRGTDWSAADAGAVRSAEPTDASRRP; this comes from the coding sequence ATGTCCGCCACCTCGGCTGCCCCCGCACCCACCCAGAAGACCAACCCGCGCTCCCGCGTCGTCGTCGCGAGCCTGATCGGCACCTCGATCGAGTTCTACGACTTCTACGTCTACGCGACCGCCGCGGTGCTCGTCTTCCCGACGCTCTTCTTCCCGAACGAGGACCCGACCGCGTCGCAGCTGTCCTCGTTCGTCACGTTCGCCCTCGCGTTCTTCGCCCGACCGGTCGGGTCGGTCCTCTTCGGCCACTTCGGTGACCGCATCGGCCGCAAGACCACGCTCGTCGCGTCGCTGCTGGTCATGGGGACCGCGACGTTCCTGATCGGCTGCCTGCCGACGTTCGACTCGATCGGCATCTGGGCGCCCGTCCTGCTCGCGGTGATGCGTTTCGCCCAGGGTGTCGGCCTCGGCGGCGAGTGGTCCGGTGCCGCGCTCCTGGCGACCGAGAACGCCCCCGAGGGCAAGCGGGGTGTCTTCGGGTCGATGCCCCAGCTCGGCGCGCCGATCGGCTTCCTGCTCGCCAACGGCCTGTTCATCGCGATCAACGCCGCGATGCCGGCCGGCGCGGACGGCACGCCGAACCCGGACTTCCAGGCGTGGGGCTGGCGCCTGCCGTTCCTGCTCTCCGCCGTGCTCGTGCTCGTCGGCCTGTACGTCCGGTTCCGCCTGGTCGAGTCGACCGTGTTCCGCGGGGTGCAGGAGTCCGGCACCGTCGCGAAGGTGCCGCTCGGCCGGGTGTTCCGCACCTCGTGGAAGGCGCTCATCGTCGGCACCTTCGGCATGGTCGCCACGTACGTGCTGTTCTACTTCATGACGACGTTCACGCTGTCGTACGGCACGACGGGGTCCACCGCCTCGGCGCTCGTCCCGAAGGTCGGGCTCGGCTACTCGCGCGGCGAGTTCCTCACCCTGCTCATGATCGGCGTGGTGTTCTTCGGCATCTTCACCCCGATCGCCGGCATGCTCGCCGACCGGTTCGGGCGTCGTCGCACGCTCATCCCGACCACGATCGGCATCGCGCTGTTCGGCCTGACGTTCCAGTTCTGGTTCGCCGCCTCGACCGGACCGATCACCGTCGTGACGTTCCTGATCGTCGGTCTGTCGCTGATGGGCCTGACGTTCGGCCCGATGGGTGCGCTGCTGCCGGAGCTCTTCCCGACGAACGTCCGGTACACGGGCTCCGCGCTGGCCTACAACGTCGCCTCGATCCTGGGCGCCTCGCTGGCGCCGACCATCGCCCTGGCGCTGTGGAAGCCGGACGGCGACATCTTCCTCGTCGGGCTCTACCTGACCATCGCAGCCGTGGTCACCCTCGTCGCGCTCCTGCTCGTCCGGGAGACCCGCGGCACCGACTGGAGCGCGGCCGACGCGGGCGCCGTGCGGAGCGCCGAGCCGACGGACGCGAGCCGCAGGCCGTAG
- a CDS encoding ABC transporter ATP-binding protein, with translation MSLPFARPKKTDGPRATFGRLLSYLFENKPAMVVIIVLSVLGAGASLAQPLLVNQVITAVQHGNTLSMLVWLLVGLVIVSGLLNGIQHFLLQRAGEGVVLSTRRKLIARILNLPISEFDTRRTGDLVSRVGSDTTLLRAVLTQGLIESIGGSLTFIGAIIAMAVIDPLLLGITLAIVLVAIVVVGGLSRRIRVASKRAQEKVGDLTAAVERGIGAVRTIRAAGATEREVTEVDTHATEAYRRGLDIAKMSAFVVPVASIVMQVAFIAVLGVGGAQVAAGTITIATLITFILLLFMMIMPLGQAMGAAVAVAQALGALGRIEEILHLPTEDQDDAAVRPSAAIATDDAITFEHVTFRYARSADASGPDGAVASGPDGAVASGDRSGSPAGRAPVVDAADAEQAVLHDVSFRVPRGSRVALVGPSGAGKSTTLALIERFYDPTDGVIRLGGIDVRGLDRDELRAQIGYVEQDAPVLAGTIRANLLLGSPNASEDDCVRVLEAVNLGDVLHRDPRGLDAQVGEDGVMLSGGERQRLAIARALLAAPPILLLDESTSSLDGVNEQKMRLAIDAVAEDRTLLVIAHRLSTVVDSDVIVVLEHGRVVGVGTHSELVESTPLYRDLAKHQLLV, from the coding sequence ATGAGCCTCCCCTTCGCCCGCCCCAAGAAGACCGACGGCCCCCGCGCCACGTTCGGCCGGCTGCTGTCGTACCTGTTCGAGAACAAGCCCGCGATGGTCGTCATCATCGTGCTCAGCGTCCTGGGTGCGGGCGCGTCCCTGGCGCAGCCGCTGCTCGTGAACCAGGTGATCACGGCGGTGCAGCACGGCAACACGCTGAGCATGCTCGTGTGGTTGCTGGTCGGGCTCGTCATCGTCTCCGGGCTGCTCAACGGCATCCAGCACTTCCTGCTGCAGCGCGCCGGTGAGGGCGTCGTGCTCTCCACCCGCCGCAAGCTCATCGCGCGCATCCTGAACCTGCCGATCTCCGAGTTCGACACGCGCCGCACCGGTGACCTGGTGTCCCGGGTCGGCAGCGACACGACCCTGCTGCGGGCCGTGCTGACCCAGGGCCTCATCGAGTCGATCGGCGGCTCGCTCACCTTCATCGGCGCGATCATCGCGATGGCGGTCATCGACCCGCTGCTGCTCGGCATCACCCTCGCCATCGTCCTGGTCGCCATCGTCGTCGTCGGCGGTCTGAGCCGCCGGATCCGCGTCGCGTCGAAGCGTGCGCAGGAGAAGGTCGGCGACCTCACCGCGGCCGTCGAGCGGGGCATCGGTGCCGTCCGCACCATCCGCGCCGCCGGTGCCACGGAGCGCGAGGTCACCGAGGTCGACACCCACGCCACCGAGGCGTACCGCCGCGGTCTCGACATCGCGAAGATGTCCGCGTTCGTCGTCCCCGTCGCGAGCATCGTGATGCAGGTCGCGTTCATCGCCGTCCTCGGCGTCGGCGGAGCCCAGGTCGCCGCAGGCACGATCACCATCGCCACGCTCATCACGTTCATCCTGCTGCTCTTCATGATGATCATGCCGCTCGGCCAGGCCATGGGCGCGGCAGTCGCCGTCGCCCAGGCGCTCGGCGCGCTCGGCCGGATCGAGGAGATCCTGCACCTGCCCACCGAGGACCAGGACGACGCGGCCGTCCGCCCCAGCGCCGCGATCGCGACCGACGACGCGATCACGTTCGAACACGTCACGTTCCGGTACGCCCGGTCCGCTGACGCGTCCGGTCCCGACGGCGCGGTCGCGTCCGGTCCGGACGGCGCGGTCGCGTCCGGTGACCGTTCCGGCTCCCCAGCAGGCCGCGCCCCGGTCGTCGACGCGGCCGACGCCGAGCAGGCGGTGCTGCACGACGTCTCCTTCCGGGTCCCCCGCGGCTCGCGTGTCGCTCTCGTGGGTCCGTCCGGTGCCGGCAAGTCGACGACCCTCGCCCTGATCGAGCGCTTCTACGACCCGACCGACGGGGTGATCCGTCTCGGTGGCATCGACGTCCGTGGCCTCGACCGTGACGAGCTCCGTGCCCAGATCGGGTACGTCGAACAGGACGCCCCCGTGCTGGCCGGCACCATCCGCGCGAACCTGCTGCTCGGGTCGCCGAACGCATCCGAGGACGACTGCGTCCGCGTGCTCGAGGCCGTGAACCTCGGTGACGTCCTGCACCGCGACCCCCGCGGGCTCGACGCCCAGGTGGGCGAGGACGGTGTGATGCTCTCCGGTGGCGAGCGCCAGCGCCTGGCGATCGCCCGTGCGCTGCTCGCCGCTCCCCCGATCCTGCTGCTCGACGAGTCGACCTCGTCGCTCGACGGTGTCAACGAGCAGAAGATGCGTCTGGCGATCGACGCCGTCGCCGAGGACCGCACCCTGCTCGTCATCGCGCACCGGCTGTCGACGGTGGTGGACTCGGACGTCATCGTGGTGCTCGAGCACGGGCGCGTCGTCGGGGTCGGGACGCACTCCGAGCTCGTTGAGTCGACCCCGCTGTACCGCGACCTGGCGAAGCACCAGCTCCTGGTCTGA
- the trpS gene encoding tryptophan--tRNA ligase → MTKTRIFSGIQPSAGSLHLGNYIGALMQWRDLQDEHDAIYCVVDMHAITSPQDPAELRASTRATAAQYIASGIDPSKSTLFVQSHVPAHAELAWVLNTLTGFGEASRMTQFKDKSARQGAEAASVGLFTYPVLMAADILLYDTAVVPVGDDQRQHVELTRDLANRFNSRFGETFVVPTAQIGTETARIYDLQDPTSKMSKSAASDNGLVRLLDDPKRTAKKIRSAVTDTEREIRADRAAKPGVTNLLAILSAFTRTPVASLEDAFAGKGYGDLKAEVADAVVAEIEPVRARTHELLDDPAELDRLLAVGADRASAIAEDTLARVYDRIGFVPRGRR, encoded by the coding sequence CCAAGACCCGCATCTTCTCGGGCATCCAGCCGTCCGCCGGCTCGCTCCACCTCGGCAACTACATCGGGGCGCTCATGCAGTGGCGCGACCTGCAGGACGAGCACGACGCGATCTACTGCGTCGTCGACATGCACGCCATCACCTCGCCGCAGGACCCGGCGGAACTCCGCGCGAGCACCCGGGCGACCGCGGCGCAGTACATCGCCTCGGGCATCGACCCGTCGAAGTCCACCCTGTTCGTGCAGTCCCACGTGCCGGCGCACGCCGAGCTCGCCTGGGTCCTCAACACGCTGACGGGCTTCGGCGAGGCCAGCCGGATGACGCAGTTCAAGGACAAGTCCGCGCGCCAGGGTGCCGAGGCGGCGTCGGTGGGCCTGTTCACCTACCCCGTGCTGATGGCGGCGGACATCCTGCTCTACGACACCGCCGTGGTGCCGGTCGGCGACGACCAGCGCCAGCACGTCGAACTCACCCGCGACCTGGCCAACCGCTTCAACTCCCGGTTCGGCGAGACCTTCGTCGTGCCGACCGCGCAGATCGGCACCGAGACCGCACGCATCTACGACCTGCAGGACCCCACGAGCAAGATGAGCAAGTCCGCCGCGTCGGACAACGGTCTCGTCCGCCTGCTCGACGACCCGAAGCGCACGGCCAAGAAGATCCGCTCCGCGGTGACCGACACCGAGCGCGAGATCCGGGCCGACCGTGCCGCCAAGCCCGGGGTGACGAACCTGCTGGCGATCCTGTCGGCGTTCACGCGCACGCCGGTCGCGTCGCTCGAGGACGCGTTCGCGGGCAAGGGCTACGGCGACCTCAAGGCCGAGGTGGCGGACGCCGTCGTCGCCGAGATCGAGCCGGTGCGCGCGCGCACGCACGAGCTCCTCGACGACCCGGCCGAGCTCGACCGACTGCTCGCCGTCGGTGCCGACCGCGCGTCCGCGATCGCCGAGGACACCCTCGCCCGGGTGTACGACCGCATCGGCTTCGTGCCGCGCGGTCGTCGCTGA